The following proteins come from a genomic window of Pseudomonas sp. Z8(2022):
- a CDS encoding asparaginase, with translation MATPEKLLVLYTGGTIGMQMSADGLAPASGFEARMRTQQASENASELPQWSFRELLPLIDSANMNTGHWLTLRDEIVSAVQRHGHDAVLVLHGTDTLAYSAAALSFLLLGLDVPVVLTGAMQPAGVAGGDAWPNLFGAMRALHRGVAPGVHLYFNGQLLHGARCSKLRSDAFDAFQVLPRQRQAEHVGISALIDYRQARERVNLAVLPLHPALQASHLSSLIDSGVKGVLLECYGSGTGPAGDAELMAVLRDAHARGVVLAAISQCPQGHVQFGVYAAGSRLAEVGLVSCGGMTREAALGKLFALLGAGLTQAEVEHWLARDLCGEMSD, from the coding sequence ATGGCGACCCCAGAAAAACTCCTGGTGCTGTACACCGGCGGCACCATCGGCATGCAAATGAGCGCAGATGGCCTGGCACCCGCCTCGGGTTTCGAGGCGCGCATGCGCACTCAGCAAGCCAGCGAGAACGCCAGCGAGCTGCCGCAGTGGAGCTTTCGCGAGCTGCTGCCGCTGATCGACAGCGCCAACATGAACACCGGCCACTGGCTGACGCTGCGCGACGAAATCGTCAGTGCCGTGCAGCGCCACGGCCACGATGCCGTGCTGGTGCTGCACGGCACCGACACCCTGGCCTACAGCGCCGCGGCGCTGAGCTTTTTGCTCCTCGGCCTCGACGTGCCGGTGGTGCTGACCGGCGCCATGCAGCCGGCCGGCGTGGCCGGTGGCGATGCCTGGCCCAACCTGTTCGGCGCCATGCGCGCGCTGCATCGCGGTGTGGCGCCAGGCGTGCACCTGTACTTCAACGGCCAACTGCTGCATGGCGCGCGCTGTTCGAAGCTGCGCAGCGATGCCTTCGATGCCTTCCAGGTGCTGCCGCGTCAGCGTCAGGCCGAGCACGTCGGGATCAGTGCCCTCATCGACTACCGTCAGGCGCGAGAGCGGGTGAACCTGGCCGTGCTGCCGCTGCATCCGGCGCTGCAGGCGAGCCATCTCAGCTCATTGATCGACAGCGGCGTGAAGGGTGTGCTGCTGGAGTGCTACGGCAGCGGCACCGGCCCGGCCGGTGATGCCGAGCTGATGGCGGTGCTGCGCGATGCGCATGCGCGCGGTGTGGTGTTGGCGGCGATCAGCCAATGCCCGCAGGGTCATGTGCAGTTCGGCGTGTACGCTGCCGGCAGCCGTCTGGCCGAGGTGGGTCTGGTCTCCTGCGGTGGCATGACCCGCGAGGCCGCATTGGGCAAGCTGTTCGCCCTGCTCGGCGCCGGATTGACACAGGCCGAGGTCGAGCACTGGCTGGCGCGCGATCTCTGTGGTGAGATGAGCGACTGA
- a CDS encoding LysR substrate-binding domain-containing protein, whose amino-acid sequence MNLETKWLEDFVTLAATRSFSQAAQKRFVTQPAFSRRIRSLESALGLTLVNRSRTPVELTESGQLFLLTARSMVEQLGEVVRHLHHLEGQQGEALQIAAAHSLVFSFFPEWIARLRRDGLPLSTRLVATNVGEAVHSLREGTCDLILAYHDQDAAVQLAPDMFPSLHLGYSEMLPVCAADETGAPLFDLDSGQSVPLLAYSAGTFLGRSVNLLLRQRALRSTTVHETAMADSLKAMALQGLGVAWVPRLSMAAELARGELMICGKEHWYIPLEIRLYRWSMSRKAAVRLLWRKLETGAVGG is encoded by the coding sequence GTGAACCTGGAAACCAAATGGCTGGAAGACTTCGTCACCCTCGCCGCTACCCGCAGCTTCTCCCAGGCGGCGCAGAAACGCTTCGTTACCCAGCCAGCGTTCAGTCGACGTATCCGTAGCCTCGAGTCGGCGCTGGGGCTGACGCTGGTCAACCGCTCGCGCACGCCGGTGGAGCTGACCGAGTCCGGCCAGCTGTTCCTGCTCACTGCGCGCAGCATGGTCGAGCAACTGGGCGAGGTGGTGCGCCACCTGCACCACCTCGAAGGTCAGCAGGGTGAAGCCCTGCAGATCGCGGCAGCGCACTCGCTGGTGTTCAGTTTCTTTCCGGAATGGATCGCGCGCCTGCGCCGGGACGGCCTGCCCCTGAGCACGCGACTGGTCGCCACAAACGTCGGCGAGGCGGTGCATTCATTGCGCGAGGGTACCTGCGACCTGATCCTCGCCTATCACGACCAGGACGCCGCAGTGCAGCTGGCACCGGACATGTTCCCGTCCCTGCATCTGGGATACAGCGAGATGCTGCCGGTATGCGCGGCGGATGAAACCGGTGCGCCGCTGTTCGACCTCGACTCGGGGCAGAGCGTGCCGCTACTGGCTTACAGCGCCGGCACCTTTCTCGGTCGCTCGGTGAACCTGCTGCTACGCCAGCGCGCGCTGCGCTCGACTACCGTGCATGAAACCGCCATGGCCGACAGCCTCAAGGCCATGGCCCTGCAAGGCCTCGGCGTGGCCTGGGTGCCGCGGCTGTCGATGGCAGCCGAGCTGGCACGTGGCGAACTGATGATATGCGGCAAGGAGCACTGGTACATCCCGCTGGAGATCCGCCTGTATCGCTGGAGCATGTCGCGCAAGGCGGCCGTGCGCCTGCTGTGGCGCAAACTGGAAACAGGGGCGGTGGGCGGCTGA
- the coxB gene encoding cytochrome c oxidase subunit II: MMRHPRVWMGLLLWLALGSAHAQWTVNMTPGVTDVSRSVFDLHMTIFWICVVIGILVFGAMFWSMIMHRRSTGQEPAHFHESTTVEILWTVVPLAILVVMAIPATRTLIEIYDSSESELDIQITGYQWKWHYKYLGQDVEFFSNLTTPRSQINNREAKGEHYLLEVDEPLVVPVGTKVRFLITAADVIHSWWVPALAVKKDAIPGFINESWTRIEEPGIYRGQCTELCGKDHGFMPVVVEAKSKEDFAAWLAERKEAAAAERELTSKEWTMEELMARGEKAYNTTCAACHQPTGEGLPPMFPALKGGPIVKGPTEGHIDIVYNGKPGTSMAAFGKQLSPVDLAAIITYERNAWGNNVGDMVTPKDILDFSKAQE; the protein is encoded by the coding sequence ATGATGCGACATCCACGAGTCTGGATGGGCCTCCTGCTGTGGCTGGCATTAGGCTCGGCGCACGCCCAGTGGACGGTCAACATGACGCCCGGTGTCACCGACGTCAGCCGCTCCGTGTTCGACCTGCACATGACCATTTTCTGGATCTGTGTGGTGATCGGCATACTGGTATTCGGCGCCATGTTCTGGTCGATGATCATGCACCGCCGCTCCACCGGTCAGGAGCCCGCGCACTTTCACGAAAGCACCACCGTCGAGATTCTCTGGACCGTCGTGCCACTGGCGATTCTGGTGGTAATGGCGATTCCGGCGACCAGGACGCTGATCGAGATCTACGACTCCTCCGAATCCGAACTGGACATCCAGATCACCGGCTACCAGTGGAAGTGGCACTACAAATATCTGGGTCAGGACGTCGAGTTCTTCAGCAACCTGACCACGCCACGCTCGCAGATCAACAATCGCGAAGCCAAGGGCGAACACTACCTGCTGGAAGTCGACGAGCCGCTGGTGGTGCCGGTTGGTACCAAGGTGCGCTTCCTGATCACTGCTGCCGATGTCATCCATTCCTGGTGGGTGCCGGCGCTGGCGGTGAAGAAGGACGCCATCCCCGGTTTCATCAACGAATCCTGGACCCGTATCGAGGAACCGGGCATCTACCGCGGGCAATGCACCGAGCTGTGCGGCAAGGATCACGGCTTCATGCCGGTGGTGGTCGAGGCCAAATCCAAGGAAGACTTCGCCGCCTGGCTGGCCGAGCGCAAGGAGGCCGCTGCCGCCGAGCGCGAGTTGACCAGCAAGGAATGGACCATGGAAGAGCTGATGGCGCGCGGCGAGAAGGCCTACAACACCACCTGCGCCGCCTGCCACCAACCCACGGGTGAAGGCCTGCCGCCGATGTTCCCGGCGCTCAAGGGCGGGCCTATCGTCAAGGGCCCCACCGAGGGCCATATCGACATCGTCTACAACGGCAAGCCGGGCACCTCGATGGCGGCCTTCGGCAAGCAACTGTCGCCGGTCGACCTCGCCGCCATCATCACCTACGAGCGCAATGCCTGGGGCAACAATGTCGGTGACATGGTCACGCCCAAGGACATTCTCGATTTCTCCAAGGCTCAGGAGTAA
- a CDS encoding polyamine ABC transporter substrate-binding protein, producing MKAIKQMLGAALCGATLLSGAVQAKELRVYNWADYILPSVPKEFQKESGIQITWDTFETNEALEAKLLTGNSGYDLVIPSNQFLETQIKAGVFAPLDKSKIPNWKNLDPVLLGLLEKNDPGNQYGVPYMYGTVLIGYNPDKAKAALGDDAPVNSWDLVFKPEYMEKLKSCGVAMLDSPTEIIPIALHYLGLDPNSTNPADYDEVTELLLKVRPYVTYFHSAKYMTDIANGDICVAVGYSGSFYQFANRAKEAGNGVTINWRLPKEGAPIWFDTWAIPKSAQNVDEAHAFINHLLEPKVIAPISDFLGYPNPNVPGMQLVGKEIAGDQDLTPTPELQQSLYVVQPLPQKIERIRTRAWTSIKSGK from the coding sequence ATGAAAGCCATCAAACAGATGCTTGGCGCCGCCCTGTGCGGCGCTACCCTGCTCAGCGGCGCGGTGCAGGCCAAGGAGCTGCGTGTATACAACTGGGCGGACTACATCCTGCCGTCCGTGCCCAAGGAGTTTCAGAAGGAGTCCGGCATCCAGATCACCTGGGACACCTTCGAGACCAACGAGGCGCTGGAGGCCAAGCTGCTCACCGGCAACTCCGGCTATGACCTGGTGATCCCTTCCAACCAGTTCCTCGAAACCCAGATCAAGGCCGGCGTGTTTGCCCCTCTGGACAAGTCAAAAATACCAAACTGGAAGAACCTCGATCCCGTGCTGCTTGGCCTGCTGGAGAAGAACGACCCGGGCAACCAGTACGGCGTGCCCTACATGTACGGCACCGTACTGATCGGCTACAACCCGGACAAGGCCAAGGCGGCACTCGGCGACGATGCTCCGGTCAACAGCTGGGATCTGGTGTTCAAGCCCGAGTACATGGAAAAACTGAAGTCCTGCGGCGTGGCCATGCTCGACTCGCCTACCGAGATCATCCCCATCGCCCTGCACTACCTGGGCCTTGATCCCAACAGCACCAACCCGGCCGACTACGACGAGGTCACCGAGCTGCTGCTCAAGGTGCGTCCGTACGTGACCTACTTCCACTCTGCCAAGTACATGACCGACATCGCCAACGGTGACATCTGCGTGGCCGTCGGTTATTCGGGCAGCTTCTACCAGTTCGCCAACCGCGCCAAGGAAGCCGGCAACGGGGTGACGATCAACTGGCGTCTGCCCAAGGAAGGCGCGCCGATCTGGTTCGACACCTGGGCCATCCCCAAGAGCGCGCAGAACGTCGACGAAGCCCACGCTTTCATCAACCATCTGCTCGAACCCAAGGTCATCGCGCCGATCAGCGACTTCCTCGGCTACCCCAACCCCAACGTGCCGGGCATGCAGCTGGTGGGCAAGGAAATCGCCGGCGACCAGGACCTGACGCCGACCCCGGAATTGCAGCAGTCGCTGTACGTGGTGCAGCCGCTGCCGCAGAAGATCGAGCGCATACGTACGCGGGCGTGGACGTCGATCAAGTCGGGCAAGTAA
- a CDS encoding GNAT family N-acetyltransferase, translating to MSIEIRPVVAADHEAWLPLWQGYQRFYMTEIPAETGALTWQRFLDPAEPMGAALAWRDGQAVGLVHWVIHRSTWTSGDYCYLQDLFVAKGERSGGIGRKLIQHVYDHARAAGCSRVHWLTHESNSQAKLLYERIGERSGFVQYRKLL from the coding sequence ATGAGCATCGAAATTCGCCCTGTAGTCGCTGCCGATCATGAAGCCTGGTTGCCCTTGTGGCAGGGTTACCAGCGCTTCTACATGACCGAAATACCGGCCGAGACCGGCGCCCTCACCTGGCAGCGCTTTCTCGACCCCGCCGAGCCTATGGGCGCTGCACTGGCCTGGCGTGATGGCCAGGCCGTCGGCCTGGTGCACTGGGTCATCCACCGCTCGACCTGGACCAGCGGCGACTACTGCTACCTGCAGGACCTGTTCGTCGCCAAGGGTGAGCGCAGTGGCGGTATCGGCCGTAAGCTGATCCAGCACGTCTACGACCATGCCCGCGCCGCCGGCTGCTCGCGGGTGCACTGGCTGACACACGAGAGCAACAGCCAGGCCAAGCTCTTGTACGAGCGCATCGGTGAGCGCTCGGGCTTCGTGCAATACCGCAAGCTGTTGTAA
- a CDS encoding aspartate ammonia-lyase: protein MSPAASVRVEKDLLGTLEVPADAYYGIQTLRAVQNFRLSGVPLSHYPKLVIGLAMVKQASADANRELGHLSAAKHTAISTACARIIQGEFHDQFVVDMIQGGAGTSTNMNANEVIANIALEAMGHEKGEYQYLHPNNDVNMAQSTNDAYPTAIRLGLLLGHDSLLNALEKLIQSFAAKGLEFGHVLKMGRTQLQDAVPMTLGQEFHAFATTLGEDLQHLKMLAPALLTEVNLGGTAIGTGINADPKYQALAVKRLGVISGHPVKPAADLIEATSDMGAFVLFSGMLKRTAVKLSKICNDLRLLSSGPRTGINEINLPPRQPGSSIMPGKVNPVIPEAVNQVAFEVIGNDLALTLAAEGGQLQLNVMEPLIAYKIFDSIRLLTRAMDMLRELCIDGITANEARCRELMESSIGLITALNPYIGYENATRIAKVALESGRGVLELVREEQLLDEVTLADILRPENMIAPRLVPLQQ, encoded by the coding sequence ATGTCCCCTGCTGCATCTGTTCGCGTCGAAAAAGACCTGCTCGGCACCCTCGAAGTCCCCGCCGATGCCTATTACGGCATCCAGACCCTGCGCGCCGTGCAGAACTTCCGCCTGTCCGGCGTGCCGCTGTCGCACTACCCGAAGCTGGTGATCGGCCTTGCGATGGTCAAGCAGGCCTCGGCTGACGCCAACCGCGAGCTGGGTCATCTGTCTGCCGCCAAACACACGGCGATCAGCACCGCCTGCGCGCGCATCATCCAGGGCGAGTTTCACGATCAGTTCGTGGTCGATATGATCCAGGGCGGCGCCGGCACCTCGACCAATATGAACGCGAATGAAGTCATCGCGAATATTGCGCTTGAGGCCATGGGTCACGAGAAGGGCGAGTACCAGTACCTGCACCCGAACAACGATGTGAACATGGCGCAGTCGACCAACGACGCCTACCCGACCGCCATTCGCCTCGGCCTGCTGCTCGGCCACGACAGCCTGCTCAACGCGCTGGAGAAGCTGATTCAGTCCTTCGCCGCCAAGGGCCTGGAGTTCGGCCACGTGCTGAAGATGGGCCGCACCCAGCTGCAGGACGCCGTGCCGATGACCCTCGGCCAGGAATTTCACGCCTTCGCCACCACCCTCGGCGAAGACCTGCAACACCTGAAGATGCTTGCCCCGGCGCTGCTCACCGAGGTCAACCTCGGCGGTACAGCCATCGGTACCGGCATCAACGCCGACCCCAAATACCAGGCCCTGGCGGTCAAGCGCCTGGGCGTCATCAGCGGCCATCCGGTCAAGCCGGCTGCCGACCTGATCGAAGCCACCAGTGACATGGGCGCCTTCGTGCTGTTCTCCGGCATGCTCAAGCGCACCGCGGTCAAGCTGTCGAAGATCTGCAACGACCTGCGCCTGCTTTCCAGCGGCCCGCGCACCGGCATCAACGAGATCAACCTGCCGCCGCGTCAGCCGGGCAGCTCGATCATGCCGGGCAAGGTCAATCCGGTGATTCCGGAAGCGGTCAACCAGGTGGCCTTCGAAGTGATCGGCAACGATCTGGCACTGACCCTGGCTGCCGAGGGTGGCCAGCTGCAGTTGAACGTGATGGAGCCGCTGATCGCCTACAAGATCTTCGACTCGATCCGTCTGCTGACCCGTGCCATGGACATGCTGCGCGAGCTGTGCATCGACGGCATCACCGCCAACGAGGCGCGCTGCCGCGAGCTGATGGAAAGCTCCATCGGCCTGATCACCGCGCTCAACCCCTACATCGGCTACGAGAATGCCACGCGCATCGCCAAGGTCGCGCTGGAAAGCGGACGCGGCGTGCTGGAGCTGGTGCGCGAGGAGCAGTTGCTGGACGAGGTCACCCTGGCCGACATCCTGCGCCCTGAAAACATGATCGCCCCACGCCTCGTCCCCCTGCAGCAGTAA
- a CDS encoding helix-turn-helix domain-containing protein codes for MSDSLGSNLKLLCSHYRSIAEVCRKLSINRAQFNRYLAGQSRPTTHNLKRICDFFGVEPFELAMPAEQFTRLIGARSGAAQPHGGSDPLLELFAPLRRQASPMERYCGYYFEYSNCMSVPGHVLLSLVHLREERGNYLFERQERQERQEPTRGGSEDWVRCRYLGTAFFLQDRLFLVDYESLTGNEMSQTILIPSFKSRIIRLNGIKTGVSSGDRRTPACTRVVWQYLGNEINRVNAYRQLMLYAPDDARIDDDIRQRLGGAQLRDGLFEME; via the coding sequence ATGTCCGATTCCCTCGGCAGCAACCTGAAACTGCTCTGCAGCCACTACCGCTCGATTGCCGAGGTGTGTCGCAAGCTGTCGATCAACCGTGCGCAGTTCAACCGCTACCTGGCCGGGCAGAGTCGGCCGACCACGCACAACCTCAAGCGCATCTGCGATTTCTTCGGCGTCGAGCCCTTCGAGCTGGCCATGCCGGCCGAGCAGTTCACCCGCCTGATCGGTGCACGCAGCGGCGCCGCGCAACCGCACGGCGGCAGCGACCCGTTGCTGGAGCTGTTCGCCCCGTTGCGCCGTCAGGCCAGCCCGATGGAGCGCTATTGCGGCTACTACTTCGAGTACTCCAACTGCATGTCGGTACCGGGGCATGTGTTGCTGTCACTGGTGCACCTGCGCGAAGAGCGCGGCAACTACCTGTTCGAGCGCCAGGAACGCCAGGAGCGCCAGGAACCCACGCGTGGCGGCAGTGAGGACTGGGTGCGTTGTCGCTATCTGGGCACGGCTTTCTTCCTGCAGGATCGCCTGTTTCTGGTGGACTACGAGTCGCTCACCGGCAACGAGATGAGCCAGACCATCCTCATCCCCAGCTTCAAGAGCCGCATCATCCGCCTCAACGGCATCAAGACCGGCGTCTCCAGCGGCGACCGGCGCACGCCGGCCTGCACCCGCGTGGTCTGGCAGTACCTGGGCAACGAGATCAACCGGGTCAACGCCTATCGCCAGCTGATGCTCTACGCGCCGGACGACGCACGCATCGACGACGACATCCGCCAGCGCCTTGGCGGTGCGCAGTTGCGTGACGGGCTGTTCGAGATGGAGTGA
- a CDS encoding alanine/glycine:cation symporter family protein: protein MLDLLNDFIWSKLLIVMLIGLGLYFTVASRFVQFRYFSSMFRIFGEAFKRQPGQLSSFQALMLSVAGRVGAGNIAGVSVAIMLGGPGAIFWMWVVALVGMATSYFECSLAQLYKRREPDGTYRGGPAFYIQHGLGQRWLGIVVSILLLVTFGFGFNAVQSFTVASSLHDTFGLPTIVSGLILTGVIGVIIFGGIKRIASMADVLVPIMAFSYIGMALVVIGMNLSEVPATFAMIFKAAFGLEPAFAGGIGAAIMMGVKRGLFSNEAGLGSAPNVAAVAEVKHPAAQGIVQSLSVFIDTLLVCTSTALIILLSGVYQPGSEMAGVVLTQTALAAEVGEWGRVFVSIALLLFVFTTLIYNYYLGENALGFFSQKRGPVVIYRVLVVALVLWGSVQDLGTVFAFADVTMGLLAICNLIALALLFKVGLRLMRDYDAQIKAGVESPVFDPQKFAELDLDPKAWQAPADAPVTHAELGDRVYQR from the coding sequence ATGCTCGATCTTCTCAATGACTTCATCTGGAGCAAGCTGCTGATCGTGATGCTGATCGGCCTTGGTCTGTACTTCACCGTCGCCTCGCGTTTCGTCCAGTTTCGCTACTTCAGCAGCATGTTCCGCATCTTCGGTGAGGCGTTCAAACGCCAGCCGGGTCAGCTCAGCTCGTTCCAGGCACTGATGCTGTCGGTGGCAGGCCGCGTCGGCGCCGGCAACATCGCCGGTGTATCCGTGGCGATCATGCTCGGTGGCCCGGGTGCCATCTTCTGGATGTGGGTCGTGGCCCTGGTCGGCATGGCCACCAGCTACTTCGAGTGCTCGCTGGCGCAGCTGTACAAGCGTCGTGAGCCCGATGGCACCTACCGTGGCGGCCCGGCCTTCTACATCCAGCACGGCCTCGGCCAGCGCTGGCTGGGTATCGTCGTGTCGATCCTGCTGCTGGTGACCTTCGGCTTCGGCTTCAACGCCGTGCAGTCCTTCACCGTGGCCAGCTCGCTGCATGACACCTTCGGCCTGCCGACCATCGTCAGCGGCCTGATCCTGACCGGGGTGATCGGCGTGATCATCTTCGGCGGCATCAAGCGCATCGCCAGCATGGCCGACGTGCTGGTGCCGATCATGGCGTTCTCCTACATCGGTATGGCGCTGGTGGTGATCGGCATGAACCTCAGTGAGGTGCCGGCCACCTTCGCCATGATCTTCAAAGCGGCCTTCGGCCTGGAGCCGGCCTTTGCCGGCGGCATCGGCGCAGCCATCATGATGGGCGTCAAGCGCGGCCTATTCTCCAACGAAGCCGGTCTGGGCAGCGCGCCGAACGTGGCGGCGGTGGCCGAGGTCAAGCACCCGGCGGCGCAGGGCATCGTGCAGTCGCTGAGCGTGTTTATCGACACCCTGCTGGTGTGCACCAGCACCGCGCTGATCATCCTGCTCTCTGGCGTTTACCAGCCGGGCAGCGAAATGGCCGGTGTCGTCCTGACCCAGACTGCCCTGGCCGCCGAAGTCGGTGAGTGGGGCCGGGTGTTCGTCAGCATCGCCCTGCTGCTGTTCGTCTTCACCACCCTGATCTACAACTACTACCTGGGTGAAAACGCCCTGGGCTTCTTCAGCCAGAAGCGTGGCCCGGTGGTGATCTACCGCGTGCTGGTGGTGGCTCTGGTGCTGTGGGGCTCGGTGCAGGATCTGGGCACCGTGTTCGCCTTCGCCGACGTGACCATGGGCCTGCTGGCGATCTGCAACCTGATTGCCCTGGCACTGCTGTTCAAGGTGGGCCTGCGCCTGATGCGCGACTACGATGCTCAGATCAAGGCCGGGGTCGAGTCGCCGGTGTTTGATCCGCAGAAGTTCGCCGAACTGGATCTCGATCCCAAGGCCTGGCAGGCTCCGGCAGATGCTCCGGTAACCCACGCCGAACTGGGTGATCGCGTTTACCAGCGCTGA
- a CDS encoding AEC family transporter → MSTVLNVLLPIFGLILVGFVCQRTNRLGPTAASEMNRFVVWLGLPALLFSLTAKADWAHIWQPGFLLAFTGGMLAVFLVTLVYRWKTTGSLVDASIDGLSAGYANTGYIGIPLCVLVLGEDGMAPALIASLLVVCVLFGLAVVCIEVGLQTDKGLGGAIVQVVTALLKNPLVVAPLLGAAWALGGVQMPAALDEFLRLLGAATVPCALVSLGLFLAQRQSGPSGGAWSLVALKLVLQPLVTWFIAFVLLDLPPFWAHAALLLSALPTGTGPFMLAEYYQRQAALVSRAILFSTLGSLLTLSLILLAISS, encoded by the coding sequence ATGTCCACCGTTCTCAATGTGCTGCTGCCGATCTTCGGCCTGATCCTGGTCGGATTCGTCTGTCAGCGAACCAATCGCCTGGGGCCAACCGCCGCGTCGGAAATGAACCGCTTCGTGGTCTGGCTGGGGCTGCCGGCGTTGCTGTTCAGCCTCACCGCCAAGGCCGACTGGGCGCACATCTGGCAGCCCGGCTTCCTCCTCGCCTTCACCGGCGGCATGCTCGCGGTTTTCCTGGTCACCCTGGTGTATCGCTGGAAAACCACCGGCAGCCTGGTCGACGCCAGCATCGACGGGCTCAGCGCCGGTTATGCCAATACCGGCTACATCGGCATTCCGCTGTGCGTGCTGGTGCTGGGCGAGGATGGCATGGCGCCGGCGTTGATCGCCTCGCTGCTGGTGGTCTGCGTGTTGTTCGGCCTGGCAGTGGTGTGTATCGAAGTGGGCCTGCAGACTGACAAGGGCCTGGGCGGCGCCATCGTTCAGGTGGTCACCGCGCTCCTGAAAAATCCATTGGTGGTGGCGCCCCTGCTCGGAGCGGCCTGGGCCTTGGGCGGTGTGCAGATGCCTGCGGCGCTGGACGAGTTCCTGCGTCTGCTTGGCGCCGCTACCGTACCCTGCGCGCTGGTTTCGCTGGGGTTGTTCCTGGCCCAGCGGCAGAGTGGGCCGAGTGGAGGTGCGTGGTCGCTGGTGGCATTGAAGCTGGTTCTGCAGCCACTGGTGACCTGGTTCATCGCCTTCGTGCTGCTCGATCTGCCGCCGTTCTGGGCGCACGCCGCGTTGCTACTCAGCGCGCTACCCACCGGTACCGGGCCATTCATGCTCGCCGAGTACTACCAGCGCCAGGCAGCGCTGGTGTCGCGGGCGATCCTGTTTTCCACCCTGGGCTCGCTGCTGACCCTGTCGCTGATCCTGCTGGCGATCAGTTCTTGA
- the glsB gene encoding glutaminase B — MQALLNEILDEVRPLIGQGKVADYIPALASVVPDQLGIAVYGNDGQLHVAGDAHMPFSIQSISKVFSLVQAIGHSGEAIWQRLGHEPSGQPFNSLVQLEFERGKPRNPFINAGALVICDINQSRYAAPALSMRDFVRRLSGNPDVTVDNHVAESEYQHRARNAAAAYLMQSFGNFHNEVEAVLRSYFSCCALRMSCVDLARAFGFLANQGFCQHSGEQVLSPRQSKQINAIMATSGLYDEAGNFAYRVGLPGKSGVGGGIVAVVPGQFSVCVWSPELNSAGNSLAGIKALELLSERIGWSVF; from the coding sequence ATGCAAGCGCTGTTGAACGAAATTCTCGATGAAGTCCGCCCACTGATCGGCCAGGGCAAGGTGGCCGACTACATCCCCGCGCTGGCCAGCGTGGTGCCCGATCAACTGGGCATCGCCGTCTATGGCAACGATGGCCAGCTGCATGTCGCAGGCGATGCGCACATGCCCTTTTCCATCCAGAGCATTTCCAAGGTGTTCAGCCTGGTACAGGCCATCGGCCACAGTGGCGAGGCGATCTGGCAGCGCCTGGGCCACGAGCCGTCCGGCCAGCCGTTCAACTCGCTGGTGCAGCTCGAGTTCGAGCGCGGCAAGCCGCGCAATCCGTTCATCAATGCCGGCGCCCTGGTGATCTGCGACATCAACCAGTCGCGCTATGCCGCGCCGGCGCTGTCGATGCGCGACTTCGTCCGGCGCCTGTCGGGCAATCCGGACGTGACAGTGGACAACCACGTCGCCGAATCGGAATACCAGCACCGCGCGCGCAATGCCGCAGCGGCCTACCTGATGCAGTCGTTCGGTAATTTTCATAACGAAGTCGAGGCGGTATTGCGCAGCTATTTCAGTTGCTGCGCGCTGCGCATGAGCTGCGTCGACCTGGCGCGCGCCTTTGGCTTTCTGGCCAACCAGGGGTTCTGCCAGCACAGCGGCGAGCAGGTGCTGTCGCCGCGGCAGAGCAAGCAGATCAACGCCATCATGGCCACCAGCGGGTTGTATGACGAAGCGGGTAACTTCGCCTACCGTGTTGGCCTGCCGGGCAAGAGCGGTGTGGGCGGCGGCATCGTCGCGGTCGTCCCCGGGCAGTTCAGTGTGTGCGTATGGTCACCGGAGTTGAACTCCGCGGGTAATTCCCTGGCCGGGATCAAGGCGCTGGAGCTGCTCAGCGAGCGCATCGGCTGGTCGGTGTTTTGA